The Pseudomonas allokribbensis genome has a window encoding:
- the hutC gene encoding histidine utilization repressor, which yields MGDSPAPLYARVKQMITQQIDSGNWPPHYRVPSESELVSQLGFSRMTINRALREMTADGLLVRMQGVGTFVAEPKSQSALFEVHNIADEIASRGHRHTCQVITLEEEAAGSERALALDMREGQKVFHSLIVHYENDIPVQIEDRFVNALVAPEYLKQDFTLQTPYAYLNQVAPLTEGEHVVEAILAEPTECKLLQIEKGEPCLLIRRRTWSGRQPVTAARLIHPGSRHRLEGRFHK from the coding sequence ATGGGCGACAGTCCGGCGCCCTTGTACGCCCGCGTCAAACAGATGATCACCCAGCAGATCGACAGTGGTAACTGGCCGCCGCATTACCGCGTGCCGTCGGAAAGCGAGCTGGTCAGCCAGTTGGGCTTCAGCCGCATGACCATCAACCGAGCGCTGCGGGAAATGACCGCCGACGGCCTCTTGGTGCGCATGCAGGGCGTCGGCACGTTCGTCGCCGAGCCGAAGAGCCAGTCCGCGCTGTTCGAGGTGCACAACATCGCTGATGAAATCGCCTCCCGTGGCCATCGCCACACCTGCCAGGTGATCACCCTGGAAGAAGAGGCCGCCGGTTCCGAGCGCGCCCTGGCGCTGGACATGCGCGAAGGGCAGAAGGTGTTCCACTCGCTGATCGTGCATTACGAAAACGATATTCCGGTGCAGATCGAAGACCGTTTCGTCAACGCGCTGGTCGCCCCGGAATACCTCAAGCAGGACTTCACCCTGCAAACGCCTTACGCCTACCTCAACCAAGTTGCGCCGCTGACCGAAGGCGAGCATGTGGTCGAAGCGATCCTTGCCGAGCCGACCGAATGCAAATTGCTGCAGATCGAAAAAGGCGAGCCGTGCCTGCTGATCCGCCGTCGCACCTGGTCGGGCCGTCAGCCAGTGACGGCGGCGCGCCTGATCCACCCCGGTTCCCGTCATCGTCTGGAAGGTCGGTTTCATAAATAA
- a CDS encoding methyl-accepting chemotaxis protein gives MTRNMKFSHKILLAAALVVAVAFACFILFNDYRQREALQTSTEASMQELGSLTTSNIQTWLESRIQLLESMSQQVVADGNAPASLKRIIDLPAYTGNFQLSYFGGADGVMFSVPAGNRAPDYDPRARGWYKAANSAQQTIVTEPYIAASSGKLVITVATPVQRQGQMIGVAGADIDLSSVSAIINSLNFGGHGHAFIVSADGKILIHPDSKLVLKTLAEAYPNGAPKVSPGLKEVEFDGKTQLISFTRVNGVPSADWYVGLVLDKDTAFSMLSEFRTSALIAMVIAVVIIIALLGMLIRVLMQPLLTMGRAMHDIAEGEGDLTKRLTIHGHDEFGALGLSFNRFVERIHTSIREVSSATGQVNEVALRVVAASNSSMYNSDQQASRTNSVAAAINQLGAAAQEIAQNAALASQHSSDARSLAEDGQQVVDKTIHAMQQLSAKISDSCGNIETLNSNTVNIGQILEVITSISQQTNLLALNAAIEAARAGEAGRGFAVVADEVRNLAHRTQDSAQQVQKMIEELQVGARQAVGIMTESQRESESSVGIANQAGERLGSVTQRIGEIDGMNQSVATATEEQTAVVESINVDINEINTLNQEGVENLQATLRACADLEQQAARLKQLVGSFRI, from the coding sequence ATGACCAGAAACATGAAATTCAGCCACAAGATCTTGTTGGCTGCCGCCCTCGTGGTGGCCGTTGCGTTCGCCTGTTTCATTTTGTTCAACGACTATCGACAACGCGAAGCCCTGCAAACCAGCACCGAAGCGTCAATGCAGGAACTGGGCAGCCTGACCACCAGCAACATCCAGACCTGGCTGGAAAGCCGCATTCAATTGCTGGAATCGATGTCGCAGCAGGTTGTCGCCGACGGCAACGCCCCGGCGAGCCTGAAACGCATCATCGACCTGCCCGCCTACACCGGCAATTTCCAACTCAGCTATTTCGGCGGTGCCGACGGCGTGATGTTCTCGGTCCCGGCCGGCAACCGCGCACCGGATTACGACCCACGCGCCCGTGGCTGGTACAAGGCCGCGAACAGCGCCCAGCAAACCATCGTCACCGAACCGTACATCGCCGCCTCGTCGGGCAAACTGGTGATAACCGTTGCCACCCCGGTGCAGCGCCAGGGCCAGATGATCGGTGTGGCCGGTGCCGACATCGATCTGTCGAGTGTCAGCGCAATCATCAACTCGCTGAACTTCGGCGGCCATGGCCACGCGTTCATCGTCAGTGCCGACGGCAAGATCCTGATCCACCCGGACAGCAAACTGGTACTCAAGACCCTGGCCGAGGCCTATCCCAACGGCGCACCGAAAGTCAGCCCGGGCCTGAAGGAAGTCGAGTTCGACGGCAAGACCCAACTGATCTCCTTCACCCGCGTCAACGGCGTACCGTCGGCCGACTGGTACGTGGGCCTGGTGCTGGACAAGGACACTGCGTTCTCGATGCTCAGCGAGTTCCGCACCTCGGCACTGATCGCCATGGTCATCGCCGTCGTCATCATCATCGCCCTGCTCGGCATGCTGATCCGCGTGCTGATGCAACCGCTGCTGACCATGGGCCGCGCCATGCATGACATCGCCGAAGGCGAAGGCGACCTGACCAAACGCCTGACCATCCACGGCCACGACGAATTCGGCGCGCTGGGCTTGTCGTTCAACCGCTTCGTCGAACGTATCCATACCTCGATCCGCGAAGTATCTTCTGCCACTGGCCAGGTCAACGAAGTTGCCCTGCGCGTGGTCGCGGCGTCCAACTCGTCGATGTACAACTCTGACCAGCAAGCCTCGCGTACCAACAGCGTGGCCGCCGCGATCAATCAACTCGGCGCCGCCGCCCAGGAAATCGCCCAGAACGCCGCCCTCGCCTCGCAACACTCCAGCGACGCGCGCAGCCTGGCCGAAGACGGCCAGCAGGTTGTGGATAAAACCATCCACGCGATGCAGCAACTGTCGGCGAAGATCAGCGATTCCTGCGGCAACATCGAAACGCTGAACAGCAACACCGTGAACATCGGGCAGATTCTGGAAGTGATCACCAGCATCTCCCAACAGACCAACCTGCTGGCCCTCAACGCCGCCATCGAAGCAGCCCGTGCCGGTGAGGCCGGTCGTGGTTTCGCCGTGGTCGCCGACGAAGTCCGCAACCTGGCGCACCGCACCCAGGATTCGGCACAGCAAGTGCAGAAAATGATCGAAGAGCTGCAGGTCGGCGCGCGTCAGGCGGTCGGCATCATGACCGAAAGCCAGCGTGAGAGCGAAAGCAGCGTCGGCATCGCCAACCAGGCCGGCGAACGCCTGGGCAGCGTGACCCAGCGCATCGGCGAGATCGACGGCATGAACCAGTCGGTGGCGACCGCGACGGAAGAGCAGACGGCTGTGGTCGAGTCGATCAACGTCGACATCAACGAGATCAACACGCTGAACCAGGAAGGTGTGGAGAACTTGCAGGCGACGTTGCGCGCTTGTGCGGATCTTGAGCAGCAGGCGGCGCGGTTGAAGCAGTTGGTAGGCAGCTTCAGGATATAA
- a CDS encoding HutD/Ves family protein → MSELKVLRAEGYPRMPWKNGGGSTEEITRDAGAGLEGFGWRLSIADIAESGGFSTFTGYQRVITVLQGDGMTLCVDGDDTRPLLPLDPFAFSGESQVSCTLLGGAIRDFNLIYAPQRYSARLQWLDGEQRFFSSAGTVLVFSVSELLEVTVGDSASQLGRHDCLQLDGNTGLVEIAVNAGCCVIELTAH, encoded by the coding sequence ATGAGCGAGTTGAAGGTTCTACGCGCCGAAGGCTACCCGCGCATGCCGTGGAAAAACGGCGGCGGCAGCACCGAGGAAATCACCCGTGACGCCGGTGCCGGTCTCGAGGGTTTCGGCTGGCGTCTGTCGATTGCCGACATCGCCGAATCCGGCGGCTTCTCGACGTTCACCGGTTATCAGCGGGTGATCACGGTGTTGCAGGGCGACGGCATGACCTTGTGTGTCGACGGTGACGACACTCGGCCGCTGTTACCCCTCGACCCGTTTGCCTTCAGCGGCGAAAGCCAGGTGTCCTGCACCTTGCTCGGCGGCGCGATCCGCGATTTCAACCTGATCTACGCACCGCAGCGCTACAGCGCGCGTTTGCAGTGGCTGGATGGCGAGCAACGGTTCTTCAGCTCCGCCGGCACCGTTCTCGTCTTCAGCGTCAGCGAGTTGCTGGAAGTGACGGTCGGTGACAGCGCTTCGCAACTCGGCCGGCATGATTGCCTGCAACTGGACGGTAACACCGGTCTGGTGGAAATCGCCGTCAAC
- a CDS encoding lipocalin family protein — protein MKRLLLVLFAGLVLAGCATTGEDPLAPKTVHSVNLKRYQGTWYELARLPMYFQRNCAQSEARYSLQPDGNLGVFNRCLTKDWQWEEVKGKAYPQVPGKTDKLWVEFDTWFSRLIPGSAKGQYWVLYVSDDYKTAIVGDPSRRYLWLLSRTPTVNGVVREELLSKARQQGYDTTRLIWRASDQQMAKTSN, from the coding sequence ATGAAGCGGTTATTGCTTGTCCTTTTTGCCGGCCTGGTATTGGCCGGCTGCGCCACGACCGGTGAAGATCCGCTGGCGCCCAAGACAGTCCACAGCGTCAATCTCAAGCGTTACCAGGGCACCTGGTACGAGTTGGCGCGGCTGCCGATGTATTTCCAGCGCAATTGCGCTCAATCCGAAGCCCGCTACAGCCTCCAGCCTGACGGCAACCTCGGCGTGTTCAACCGTTGCCTGACCAAGGACTGGCAGTGGGAAGAGGTCAAGGGCAAGGCTTATCCACAGGTGCCGGGCAAGACCGACAAATTGTGGGTCGAGTTCGATACTTGGTTCTCGCGGCTGATTCCGGGTTCGGCGAAGGGTCAATACTGGGTGCTGTACGTCAGTGACGACTACAAGACCGCCATTGTTGGCGACCCGAGCCGACGTTACCTGTGGCTGTTGTCCCGCACGCCGACCGTCAACGGTGTGGTGCGCGAAGAACTGCTGAGCAAGGCGCGTCAGCAGGGTTACGACACCACGCGATTGATCTGGCGCGCATCGGATCAGCAGATGGCCAAGACGTCCAACTGA
- a CDS encoding class 1 fructose-bisphosphatase, with amino-acid sequence MSRVTLSRYLIEQTRSNNTPADLRFLIEVVARACKEISHAVSKGALGGVLGSMGTENVQGEVQKKLDVLSNEILLEANEWGGHLAGMASEEMDNAYQIPGKYPKGAYLLVFDPLDGSSNIDINAPVGTIFSVLRCPNEYLSQNEPLNEKAFLQPGTQQVAAGYAIYGPQTMLVLTLGHGVKGFTLDREMGSFVLTHEDITIPESTQEFAINMSNQRHWEAPVQRYVSELLAGEEGPLKKNYNMRWVAAMVADVHRILTRGGLFMYPRDSREPSKPGKLRLMYEANPMSFLVEQAGGASTDGHQRILDIQPEGLHQRVAVFLGSKEEVARATAYHKE; translated from the coding sequence ATGTCCCGCGTTACCCTGAGTCGCTATTTGATTGAGCAGACCCGCAGCAACAACACTCCTGCCGATCTGCGCTTCCTGATCGAAGTGGTGGCGCGTGCCTGCAAGGAGATCAGCCACGCCGTGTCCAAAGGCGCCCTGGGCGGCGTTCTGGGCAGCATGGGCACTGAAAACGTGCAAGGTGAAGTGCAGAAGAAGCTCGACGTGCTGTCGAACGAAATTCTGCTCGAAGCCAACGAATGGGGCGGTCACCTGGCCGGCATGGCGTCCGAGGAAATGGACAACGCCTACCAGATCCCGGGCAAATACCCGAAAGGCGCCTACCTGTTGGTATTCGACCCGCTGGACGGTTCGTCGAACATCGACATCAACGCACCGGTCGGCACCATCTTCTCGGTACTGCGTTGCCCGAACGAATACCTGAGCCAGAACGAGCCTCTGAATGAGAAGGCCTTCCTGCAGCCAGGCACCCAGCAAGTTGCCGCCGGTTATGCCATCTACGGTCCGCAAACCATGCTGGTGCTGACCTTGGGCCACGGTGTGAAAGGCTTCACCCTGGACCGCGAAATGGGCAGCTTCGTCCTGACCCACGAAGACATCACCATTCCTGAAAGCACCCAGGAATTCGCCATCAACATGTCCAACCAGCGTCACTGGGAAGCCCCGGTACAGCGCTACGTTTCGGAACTGCTGGCTGGTGAAGAAGGCCCGCTGAAAAAGAACTACAACATGCGTTGGGTCGCGGCGATGGTTGCCGACGTGCACCGCATCCTGACCCGTGGCGGTCTGTTCATGTACCCGCGCGACAGCCGCGAGCCGTCCAAACCGGGCAAACTGCGCCTGATGTACGAAGCCAACCCGATGTCGTTCCTGGTGGAACAGGCGGGCGGCGCTTCCACCGACGGTCACCAACGCATCCTCGACATTCAGCCTGAAGGCCTGCACCAGCGCGTAGCGGTGTTCCTCGGCTCGAAAGAAGAAGTCGCTCGCGCCACGGCTTACCACAAGGAATAA
- a CDS encoding DUF924 family protein, with translation MTAPWQPLLDWWFGHSESATEVTAQQGGLWFGKKDSQDLEARERFGVFVDQALAGELTEWTQGPEGWLAVVLLLDQLPRMIFRDTPKAFSGDLRAQKLVAQGIEADFDRQLKPIQRLFIYLVFEHCENLAVQNEAVSRFIELVAEQPEAERGVFADNLDYAERHQRVIARFGRFPHRNAVLGRVSTAEELAFLSQPGSSF, from the coding sequence ATGACCGCGCCCTGGCAGCCGTTGCTCGATTGGTGGTTCGGTCACTCCGAGTCAGCCACTGAAGTGACGGCGCAACAGGGCGGGTTGTGGTTCGGCAAGAAAGACAGCCAGGACCTCGAAGCGCGTGAGCGTTTCGGGGTCTTTGTCGATCAGGCCCTCGCTGGCGAATTGACCGAGTGGACGCAAGGTCCCGAAGGTTGGTTGGCGGTGGTGCTGCTGCTCGATCAACTCCCGCGAATGATCTTTCGCGATACTCCCAAAGCTTTCTCTGGTGATCTACGGGCACAGAAGCTGGTTGCCCAAGGCATTGAGGCGGATTTCGATCGGCAGTTGAAGCCGATCCAGCGACTCTTCATCTACCTCGTCTTTGAACACTGCGAAAACCTCGCGGTGCAGAATGAAGCGGTCTCGCGATTCATCGAACTGGTGGCCGAACAGCCGGAGGCGGAGCGCGGGGTGTTTGCCGACAACCTGGATTATGCCGAGCGGCATCAGCGGGTGATTGCGCGGTTTGGAAGGTTTCCGCATCGCAATGCGGTGTTGGGGCGGGTGTCTACGGCGGAGGAGTTGGCGTTTCTTTCGCAGCCGGGGTCGAGTTTCTGA
- a CDS encoding formimidoylglutamate deiminase — protein sequence MSAFFAERALLPNGWANNVRLEVSAEGVLTRIQADSTADGAERLSGPLLPGMPNLHSHAFQRAMAGLAEVAGNPNDSFWTWRDLMYRLVGKISPDQLGVIARQLYIEMLKAGYTSVAEFHYVHHDHNGQPYADPTELALRISQAASSAGIGLTLLPVLYSHSGFGGQTPNEGQRRFINSTENYLKLQSRLQPLLAQEKAQSLGLCFHSLRAVTPQQISEVLAASDKQCPVHIHIAEQQKEVDDCLSWSGRRPLQWLYENTEVDQRWCLVHATHANPEEVTLMAKSRAIAGLCLTTEANLGDGIFPAVDFLAQGGRMGIGSDSHVSLSVVEELRWLEYGQRLRDQRRNRLYGADQPMVGRTLYDAALDGGAQALGQPIGALEVGKRADWIVLDGSDPYLATASGDGILNRWLFAGGDRQVRDVLVNGQWVVRDGRHAGEEDSNRAFTQVLRDLLG from the coding sequence ATGTCCGCCTTCTTTGCCGAACGCGCGCTGCTGCCTAACGGATGGGCCAACAATGTACGTCTCGAGGTCAGCGCCGAAGGCGTCTTGACCCGAATCCAGGCCGATTCCACTGCAGATGGCGCCGAACGGTTGAGCGGTCCGCTGCTGCCGGGGATGCCGAATCTGCACTCCCACGCGTTCCAGCGAGCGATGGCCGGGCTGGCAGAAGTGGCCGGCAATCCCAATGACAGTTTCTGGACCTGGCGCGATCTGATGTATCGGCTCGTCGGAAAAATCAGCCCGGACCAACTCGGCGTGATCGCCCGCCAGCTGTATATCGAAATGCTCAAGGCCGGTTACACCTCGGTCGCCGAATTCCATTACGTCCACCACGATCACAACGGTCAGCCGTATGCCGATCCGACCGAGCTGGCGTTGCGTATCAGCCAGGCCGCGAGCTCTGCCGGCATCGGCCTGACGCTGTTGCCGGTGCTCTACAGCCACAGCGGTTTCGGTGGCCAGACACCGAACGAAGGCCAGCGCCGCTTCATCAACAGCACCGAAAACTACCTGAAGCTGCAATCGCGCCTGCAACCGCTGCTGGCTCAGGAAAAGGCTCAGTCGCTGGGATTGTGTTTCCACTCGTTGCGCGCGGTCACCCCACAGCAGATCAGCGAAGTGCTGGCGGCCAGCGACAAGCAATGCCCGGTGCACATCCACATCGCCGAACAGCAGAAGGAAGTCGACGACTGCCTGAGCTGGAGCGGTCGCCGTCCGCTGCAATGGCTGTACGAAAACACCGAAGTCGATCAGCGCTGGTGCCTGGTGCACGCCACTCACGCCAATCCGGAAGAAGTCACGCTGATGGCCAAGAGCCGCGCCATCGCCGGCCTGTGCCTGACCACCGAAGCCAACCTCGGCGACGGGATCTTCCCGGCGGTGGATTTCCTGGCTCAGGGCGGACGCATGGGTATCGGCTCCGACAGCCATGTGTCGTTGAGCGTGGTGGAAGAATTGCGTTGGCTGGAATACGGCCAGCGTCTTCGCGATCAACGACGCAACCGTTTGTACGGCGCGGATCAACCGATGGTCGGCCGCACCTTGTATGACGCGGCGCTGGACGGTGGTGCTCAGGCTCTGGGCCAGCCGATCGGTGCACTGGAAGTTGGCAAACGCGCCGACTGGATTGTGCTCGATGGCAGCGATCCGTATCTGGCGACGGCCAGCGGTGACGGGATCCTCAACCGCTGGCTGTTTGCCGGTGGCGACCGTCAGGTGCGTGACGTACTGGTCAACGGTCAGTGGGTCGTTCGTGACGGGCGACATGCCGGGGAGGAGGACAGCAATCGCGCCTTCACCCAAGTCCTGCGAGACCTTTTGGGCTGA
- a CDS encoding DUF3999 domain-containing protein: MSRKLNLGWLLLGVAMTAGAQEKPADFAAQVPLSVSGAGPWYRLELPLSVQLQARQTDLSDLRVFNAAGEPQAYALARESAQTRDDGQLNTVKWFPLYNSADATERAPSVRVQSTTTGTLVEVQPSSQLEAGEEVLSGWLLDASAIKAPLQQLILDWTSERDGFQRFSIEASDDLQHWQAWGEGQVARLTFSDERIEQHEVALPGQSARYLRLLWDSPNAAPTLTSAQLKSSDPQNLPLPLVWSPALAGSSTKAGEYTWQLPMGLNIERVQVELKQPNSLAPVTLSGRRETSLPWQPLSSGLLYRLTQNGQDVVQNELQLYGQTVQQLKLTVDERGGGLGEQAPSVKYAVRATQVIFLARGDGPYSLALGNPTVRTANLPLTTLIPDFKPEKLAALGKATVQGEAVATQTSTATSTATTDTNWKKFGLWAVLLLSVLFLAAMAFSLLRKPPAKS; this comes from the coding sequence TTGAGTCGCAAGCTTAATCTGGGGTGGCTGTTGCTGGGCGTGGCCATGACGGCCGGCGCCCAGGAAAAACCGGCGGACTTCGCCGCACAGGTGCCGTTGTCGGTCAGTGGCGCAGGCCCGTGGTATCGCCTCGAACTGCCGCTGAGCGTGCAATTGCAGGCGCGTCAGACCGATCTCAGCGACCTGCGCGTGTTCAACGCCGCCGGTGAACCACAGGCTTATGCGCTGGCCCGGGAATCAGCGCAGACCCGCGACGATGGCCAGTTGAACACGGTGAAGTGGTTCCCGTTGTACAACTCGGCGGATGCCACTGAGCGCGCGCCGAGTGTGCGGGTGCAGTCCACGACTACCGGCACGCTGGTGGAAGTGCAGCCATCCAGCCAACTGGAAGCGGGGGAAGAGGTGCTGAGCGGCTGGCTGCTGGATGCCAGTGCGATCAAGGCACCGTTGCAGCAACTGATCCTCGACTGGACCAGCGAGCGTGACGGCTTCCAGCGTTTCAGCATCGAGGCCAGCGACGACTTGCAGCACTGGCAAGCCTGGGGCGAAGGCCAGGTCGCGCGCCTGACCTTTTCCGATGAGCGCATCGAGCAGCATGAAGTCGCGTTGCCGGGACAATCGGCGCGTTATCTGCGCCTGCTGTGGGATTCGCCGAATGCGGCCCCGACCCTGACGTCGGCGCAGTTGAAAAGCAGCGACCCGCAAAACCTGCCGCTGCCGCTCGTCTGGTCGCCAGCGCTGGCCGGCAGCAGCACCAAGGCCGGGGAGTACACCTGGCAGTTGCCGATGGGGCTGAATATCGAGCGGGTCCAGGTTGAGCTGAAGCAACCCAACAGCCTGGCGCCGGTGACGCTGTCGGGACGCCGCGAAACCAGTCTGCCGTGGCAGCCGTTGAGCAGCGGCTTGCTCTATCGCCTGACCCAGAATGGCCAGGACGTGGTGCAGAACGAATTGCAGCTCTACGGGCAGACCGTCCAGCAGTTGAAACTGACGGTCGACGAACGCGGCGGCGGTCTCGGCGAGCAGGCGCCGAGCGTCAAGTACGCGGTGCGCGCCACCCAGGTGATCTTTCTCGCACGCGGCGACGGGCCCTACAGCCTGGCGCTGGGCAATCCGACGGTGAGAACGGCGAACCTGCCGCTGACCACGCTGATCCCCGACTTCAAACCGGAGAAACTGGCCGCATTGGGAAAGGCTACGGTGCAGGGTGAAGCGGTAGCGACCCAGACGTCGACAGCCACCTCGACGGCCACAACCGACACCAACTGGAAGAAATTCGGCCTGTGGGCGGTGTTGCTGCTCAGTGTGTTGTTTCTGGCCGCGATGGCCTTCAGTCTGCTGCGCAAGCCGCCGGCCAAGTCCTGA